AATTGGGTATCACCTGTGCATGTAGTCCCAAAGAAAGGTGGTATTACTGTGGTTagaaatgaaaatgatgaattgATACCCACTAGAACTGTAATAGGGCATAGGATGTGTATTGATTATAGAAAACTTAACTCAGCCTCTAGGAAGGATCACTTTCCATTGCCATTCATTGACCAAATGCTTGAGAGGCTTGCAAAACATCCATATTATTGCTTTCTTGATGGGTATTCAGGGTTCTTCCAAATCCCaatacatcccaatgatcaagagaagACAACTTTCACATGCCCCTACGGTACCTTTGcctatcgaaggatgccatttgggttatgtaatgctccagcaacctttcaaaggtgcatgatgtctATCTTCTCAGATCTCATTGAGGATGTAGTGGAGGTAttcatggatgatttctctgtctacggatcctctttttctgcttgtttgtcaaatttgtgcagggtcctacagagatgtgaagataccaaccttgtgctgaattgggagaagtgccacttcatggttaaagaagggattgtgcttgggcacaagatttcagagagaGGCATTGAAGTGGACCAAGCCAAGATCGAGGTGATGGCGAGGTTGGCTCCACCAAAAACAGTGAAAGACATTAGAAGCTTCCTTGGCCATGCTGGTTTCTACAGAAGGTTCATCAAAGACTTCTCCAaaatagctagaccattgaccaAGCTGCTGTGCAAGGAGATCATCTTCAACTTTGATGAAGAATGCCTAGAAGCCTTTAAGAAGCTGAAGGAGGAGCTCACCAGTGCCCCAATAGTTCAACCACCAGATTGGAGTCTACCCTTCGAAATCATGTGCGACGccagtgactatgctgtgggggCAGTCTTGGGGAaaaagaaggacaagaagacacatgtgatctactatgctaGTAGAACACTTGATGATGCCCAAATGAAGTATGCCACAACTGAGAAGGAGCTGTTGGCAATTGTCTATGCCTTCGAGAAGTTCAGGAGCTACCTGGTAGGGTCTAAGGTCATTGTCTACACTGACCATGCTGCACTGCGACATCTACTAGCCAAGAAGGATGCCAAGCCAAGGCTGCTCAGATGGATATTAATACTACAAGAGTTTGATCTCGAAATCAAGGACAAGCCAGGAGtggagaatggtgtagctgatcacctTTCAAGATTAAGAGTGGAGTGTGGGATTCCTATTGATGAGGGACTCCCTGAAGAGCAGATTATGGCTATAGGAGCAGCAGTGACAGCTTGTGAGACTGGAAGGAAGCTTGAAGAAATGAAGGCAATTGATGAGACAGGCCCATGGTATGCTGATCTAGTGAACTACTTGGCATGTGGAAGGGAACCATTGAATCTGACAGGCTGCGCAAGGAAGAAATTCTtcaaggatgtgaagagatactactgggaCGAGCCTTTCCTCTACACTCTTTGCAAAGATCAAATCTATAGAAGAGTAGTAGCTGAAGAGGAGGTGGAAGGAATCCTCACACACTGCCATGGATCAGCCCATGGAGGTCACTTTGCCACCTTCAAGACTGTCTCCAAGGTGCTACAAGCAAGATTTTGGTGGCCCCATATGTTCAAAGACACACAAGAGTTTGTGTCAAGGTGTGACCCATGCCAAAGAAGAGGGAACATCACCAAAagaaatgagatgcctcaaaatccTATCTTGGAAGTggaagtgtttgatgtgtggggtattgacttcatgggaccattcccatcTTCCTATGGTAATGAATACATTCTTGTTGCTGTggattatgtctccaaatgggtggaagctataGCCAACCCAACCAATAATGCTAAGGTTGTcctcaagatgttcaagagcattatattcccaaggtttggagtcccaagaattgtgatcagtgatggaggcacccacttcatcaacaaacttTTTGAGAaccttctcaagaagaatggtgtcaagcacaaggtggcaactGCCTATCATCCCCAAACAAAtggccaagttgagatttccAACAAGGAGATCAAGTCCATTTTGGAGAAGACTGTGGGGAcaacaaggaaggattggtctacaaagcttgatgatgcactttgggccTATAGGACTGCTTACAAGACACCCTTGGGAACCACTCCCTTCAATCTTGTCtatgggaaagcttgccatctgccagttgagcttgagtacaaggcattaTGGGCTGTTAAgatgctgaactttgacatcaagagtgccaaagaGAAAAGACTTTTCCAACtccatgagcttgatgagattcgacttgatgcttttgagaacttaAGGATTTACAAAGAAAATACCAAGGCATTCCATGACAAGAAGATCCTGAAGAGGGAGTTCAACATTGGAGATCAAGTTTTGCTCTTCAACTCTCGATTGAAGTTGTTCCCTGTAAAACTTAAGTCAAGATGGTCCGGCCCTTTCAAGATCAAAGAAGTGAGGCCGTATGGAGCAATTGTGCTTTGGAACAAGACTGGTGGGGAATTTGCAGTGAATGGGCAAAGAGTCAAGCTGTACATGGCGGCCACACCTGAGAAGGAAGGAACCTCGGTTCCACTTTCCGAtcccaaaccaaactaaaccaaaaaggggtagtcaagctagagacttaaaacaagctcacttgggaagAAGTCCCACATCTATCCCTATATATATTACTGTTTTACTTGTgtggtttttcttttgtgtgtttgataagtgtgtttaaaattttcaggtgattctccacttaatcaaagaagaaagatggtCATCCAGCAAAGCTACAAGTGTTAAAATTATTCAACTCCATCTAACAACTCCAAGCTACGTGTCTCTACAactattgtaaatatatagttttcatgtttgtttCTTCTAGACCTCTTCTTTCACCTTGCTCtcacacaagagactgtgtgaagtaagtgtgtgtggggggggggggggggggagggagAGTCTACTTATCTCacatgttttctgttttgtttacttgtcataAGCATTGCATATCCATTTGCATAGATAATCCATAAAAATTTGCAAAATtccaaaaattacaaaaaaaaaaaacatttagttaTATCATTTGCATCTTTAGGTTTGATTCTAGATCATATAGAATGCATAGGTAAAATCCCTACAAAGGACTCATGCAATGAACTCATTGTTGATACCCTTTTGAATCATAATAAGTAGCTTGAGCTTCTTCTGAATTTCTTGTagacttcgagccttgaaaactcctcttAAGACTCATTGAATCTTACTCTTTGAAACCAACTCCGATCTTAATTGACTTATGTTgtggtcaaaatcggtcacgacggaatcaatgtctgaaagtccgtaaaaatcagcatgaacgtttttacgaaaaacaaatcttagaaaaagatctatttttacgaagaatcttgcggagaaaacatattcacgaaaaatcggagaaagacgagaacaaggttgccgcgtagcaaccagcgcaaaagctggtcgctatgtagcgaccgatctctcaccaaagctcggtcgctacgtagcgtgtgctcggtcgctacgaagcgtgctcggtcgctacgtagcgtgtttggtcgctacgaagcgtgctcggtcgctacgaagcgtgctcggtcgctacgtagcgtgctcggtcgctacgtagcgtgctcggtcgctacgtagcgtgctcggtcgctacgtagcgtgctcggtcgctacgtagcgtgctcggtcgctacgtagcgtgctcggtcgctacgtagcgtgctcggtcgctacgtagcgtgctcggtcgctacgtagcgtgctcggtcgctacgtagcgtgctcggtcgctacgtagcgtgctcggtcgctacgtagcgtgctcggtcgctacgtagcgtgctcggtcgctacgtagcgtgctcggtcgctacgtagcgtgctcggtcgctacgtagcgtgctcggtcgctacgtagcgtgctcggtcgctacgtagcgtgctcggtcgctacgtagcgtgctcggtcgctacgtagcgtgctcggtcgctacgtagcgtgctcggtcgctacgtagcgtgctcggtcgctacgtagcgtgctcggtcgctacgtagcgtgctcggtcgctacgtagcgtgttcggtcgctacgtagcgtgctcggtcgctacgtagcgtgctcggtcgctacgtagcgtgctcggtcgctacgtagcgtgctcggtcgctacatagcgtgctcgatcgctacgtagcgcgtagcgaccgagcgatcgtcccgctcggtcgctacgtagcgaccgagcactcgtaccgctcggtcgctgaccgagcgatcgtcccaccgagctcgagccgaagctcggtcgctacgtagcgaccgagcgatcgtcccgctcggttgctacgcagcgaccgagctcaagccaaagctcggtcgctacgtagcgaccgagctcgagcctaagctcggtcgctacgtagtgaccgagctcgagccaaagctcggtcgctacgtagcgaccgagctcgagccaaatctcggtcgctacgtagagaccgagtgctcgtcccgctcggtcgctacgtagcgaccgagctcgagccgaagctcggtcgctacgtagcgaccgagtgatcgtcctgctcggtcgctacgtagcgaccgagctcaagacaaagttcggtcgctacgtagcgaccgagcgctcgtcccgctcggtcgctacgtagcgaccgggctcgaaccaaagttcggtcgctacgcagcgatcgagctcttccgaacatcgatacgacaccagtccatgcgttctcgccaaaccttcaaatgctatctcccgaagaccgtagcaggctcagtccatgttttccgctattctaactcatcgatcaaactttacggattagaaaccgcggaaaattcgtTGATTGTCAgaagaaatcgtagtaaacgtgtcgagtcggaagacggcccaaagggacctaaaacacgactcgaggcccatcctacgatttcttaaccaaaagcccgtaaaccacagcacggtttacgcttggtccacaaggaaggataaatgtcaagtttccgcggataaatatggaagttttgaagataattgtgaagatcgggaaaatggaatatctccattttttgctatgacggcttaagggcagaagagtaaaagcgtaaaccgaccttggagctagtatataagaagtcctaggcgaggagcatgaggGGGAACtcttttagactcagaactctctgcacttagaaacttaggcttatttctcgacaagttcggtttctatgactggcactcaatcattagacgaactcgcctaggcagttcgatctcttgtccagctctaccaattgaactacgttcggcttgatcctcgaaaggggtacgtaggcagtctttcataaggttcagtccgaaatcaatcaaagccTTTTACATATCTTTTTcatcttttgttatcgagctgtgactcaactaggattagggttttatgttgctagaactaggtaactcgctgacggcccctgcggccaaagcctttgtatcctcttgtaatgatcgcaacgctcttacgcgaattcgaaataagatctactttctttgtaaattcgttttatcatgttttctcatattttccgcatttatttggttacttgtcgttggctctcgcagagatccgggtcctctggaaaattagggttttcctaagtttccttattttacggaaatcgacagtgtgaatttcggttcccacagtttggcgctagaaggagggggggtcggattactcttactcatagccgcaaaacgcttgatcaaaacgatgtctggatatatgaaagacaaagtCGCAGCTCGCAAAAACGTTGGTAAAACAACTCCAGCAGCGACTACTCCTATAGCCAACGCTCATGCAAACGCTGTAGTACTTAACTAAATCGAAAACCTAATCGAGACTCTTCACCACGGAAAGAGcatgaaacgagctcgcgatttctccgTCTAAACAAAAGGGCAACGATAAAACCTGTCAAAACCCGTAACCAAATCGGAGAAATCTCAACGTGTGAGGGTTTGATCAAAAGATGTTTTCCAAAAACATTtcggaaaaataaaacttcctCTCCTAGAAACTGCGTAAAAAACCCTAGGTTACACGCATAAAAACCCTAGGTCGCTCGCAGAAAAAAAGAGCGGAGCAAATTAGAAACGCAACGTCCAGCTCGTCCAACGGCGAGTCGGACAAGACTCTCAGGATACCAAGCCTGATCCTACTCCGAACAACGGTCATacagcttttcgtttcgtctcaatcggactttccgttgagattttacgacgaaaacaaatCAGATCGACGAATCGAGACTGTCCGCATCAGCTCGCCGTGTGGCGAGCTGAGAGGGCTCATTCAGCTCTCCCTACGGCGACCTGGATCACCCCTCGAGCTTCTCTCTCCAGTCTCGATCGTacagcttttcgtttcgtctcactcggactttccgttgagattttacgacgaaaacaagtcagcTCGACGAATCGAGACTGACACGGCGAGCTGAGAGGGCTCATTCAGCTCGCCCTACGGCGACCTGGATCACCCTACGGCGACCTGGATCACCCCTCGAGCTTCCCTCTCCAGTCTCGATCGTacagcttttcgtttcgtcttaatcggactttccgttgagattttacgacgaaaacaaatCAGCTCGACGAATCGAGACTGTCCGCATTAGCTCGCCGTGTGGCGAACTGAGAGGGCTCATTCAGCTCGCCCTACGGCGACCTGGATCACCCCTCGAGCTTCCCTCTCCAGTCTCGATCGTacagcttttcgtttcgtcttaatcggactttccgttgagattttacgacgaaaacaagtcgGCTCGACGAATCGAGACTGTCCGCATCAGCTCGCCGTGTGGCGTGCTGAGAGAGCTCACACAGCTCGCCCAATGGCGAGCTGGACCACTCCTCGAGCTTCTCTCTTGAGTCTCCATCGCGCAGatttttgtttcgtctcgattttACTataaaaaccgcaaagacttgttttttcGTATAAGATCGAATCGATCGTCTAAAACGGCAACGGTCGACTTAAACGCCAAAGTTGCCTAAACTATACGAGAAATTTAAACGCAATCCGGTTTTATAAACTTATGCCACGTTGAGTCGAAAACATCTAATCATAAACATCAGATGGATTTTTCAACAATATACAAAGCACACCTAGTAAGTTAAGTAAAACCAGCAGTACGAAGAAACAAGAACATAAACTCGGATGTTGAAATCCCTTTTTCACTCCGAAACTCTCGTTGGTATTTCGTCAAAATCAATTCGTACGAGAATAAGTCAGAAGACACGAGAATAACGAAGAAGAGGCAGCCCCGAATCATCGATGAGACTAAGGTATGTCTGATATGAAAAATTTTATTAGACTTCTAATTTCTCGTAGGAAAGGAATGAAAACGTCTTGGAAACTGCCGAAAACCCTAGGGAATTTAGAAtttaggtggatagtctagcaaGCTAAGCCGTAGGCGATTTTTCTATCTCGATCTATTGTTCTCTAACTGTTCAGGGAAAACTCGCAAACCGATCCAATCTCTCGTACAaccgagaaacgatcgccacgcattcAAGCACACCATCTCACTTCctaaagaaagaagaaactagagacacgaacgtcgtcttaaaaccgactCGCTCCTAGAAATTTTAATGAAACCAACATATTCCAAGTCATCATCAATTAGTCGCGGTCTTTAATCGACCCGGATTGACGATCATCCCTTCGAAGGGAAGAAACCACCCCGCGACTGACTCCGCACGGGCTTTGCatcgagcttcttaggctttGTCTCCCTCgggtaaaaaaagaaaaaacttccATACGAACATAGGAAAGattatacgaaactttcatcgtataaatcAAACCTAAAAACGGAAAAACGTTTCCTACGACCATGGACATACTTGGCATATCAATCTCGACAAACGCTACTTGGCCCTTGTCCTATCACGCTTCACTTCGATGACGAGCTAGGTTACGGCATCCCCTTTATGGGCAATCCGAACCAACTCGACCTTATTGATagcacgaaagtgtcatggCATAATTATTGATCAACTACATCCTTCGATATGCGGCTGAATACAAccttcacgccaagccaaaACATTCCACGGACAATGTAAACATGTCGAAAATTGACTAAGTTTTACATTCTCACAATTCACTCTATTTCCGAACTGCTCTAGCATGAATCAAACTACTTGACATCCAAACAAGAACATAAGTTTTGGCTGCGACTGTCCGCAAACAAATCGAAGTGTTCCAGCAAAGCAGGGTTAAGACAAAACCTTTGCAACACCACGCAACATCCTCGAGCccacaaacaattatcgtaccacccaaaaacgggaatcatacggtaaattcgtcataacgaaactcagtcctaacaaccaaacagttaacggaaatgttccacttgtcaaaaatcgaccaagGTCCATATACTACGaatcactttaagcccgctgtgtATTACacgtaaaatgcggcatgtaaggaaaactcgtaacagagctcctatagctatacggaacatcctcaaatagacacgaaagaaatctcggaaggccaacacttcacaaagcactatgaaggaaaacgcttgttcccatggacaaatttacacgacacctcagtcataattcctcgatcgcaaataaaactattagcatccaaacaagTTTGGCTGCAAACATTCGTAGtcaaactaaaatgtttttcaaacgcatggctaagactaaacccttgcaacatcgggaaatatcttcaagcccgcgaacatttcaagcacgaaatgtggcatacgaaagaataacaaatcttcagcatcgcaagacgtcgcagacgcctgaagattagttcttcgacgaaatttccttcctcgataaaaacaccttcatggaagaccaaacagtcatacgcactaacatcttctcaaataTTCTTCGtaaagactcgaaacggtattttttaccattaagtttgttgctgatcacaacaaactctcaacgtcctaaacagacatagccatctcacgaagatgactctcttacatccgacacaaggataatagcgctataaaagaatccgaaattttggtctagcacttccggtctccggagagatgctcgagtcgtatcaaacaagtcgtataagccgagaacctatcgcggactttaaatcgatacgaatcaggaagaaatcgtaacaggaaaaacgatagccggccagtcaccgcacaatccttaaaccgaaagtaaacctaggtcttgccctaaacccagcgcactggtctctaacatctctaggcatattatcaaacaccctgatacgagatcccaaaatttgtctctttgccaatattcgaatgtcttcagaaaatcccgcaagtttacacactgcggaaaactctcaaaacagattatggatatggcaattcacacagagttagattacgagacgacaactcgtagtcttccctctacacccatataaaatgccatcggcagcaacatgcctgataacctctacataaaaaccagaccgtaaaggtctcgctggagaACTAAtcatacaaaccttaactccaagacgaactacgaaaggcttgatcccttcaacaagggtacgtaggcagccgtcataaggcgcagccccaatcttattgcgttctacttttagaagagcgagaagaccacttaccacagaccttttcgaccattaattccgcctaactcacctaacttgccaagccactcgctaaaacctcacgctagaagctcatggttctaacgagctggggggctaactgttggggtcaaaatcggtcacgacaaaatcaatgtctgaaagtccgtaaaaatcagcatgaacgtttttacgaaaaataaatcttagaaaaagatctatttttacgaaaaatcttgcggagaaaacacattcacgaaaaatcggagaaagacgagaacaaggttgccgcgtagcaaccagcgcaaaagctgatcgctacgtagcgaccgatctctcaccaaagctcggtcgctacgtagcgtgctcggtcgctacgtagcatgctcggtcgctatgaagcgtgctcggtcactacgaagcgtgctcggtcgctacgtagcgtgctcggtcgctacgaagcgtgctcggtcgctacgtagcatgctcagtcgctacgtagcgtgctcggtcgctacgtagcgtgctcggtcgctacgtagcgtgctcggtcgctacgtagcgtgctcggtcgctacgtagcgtgctcggtcgctacgtagagtgctcggtggctacgtagcgtgctcggtcgctatgtagcgtgctcggtcgctacgtagcgtgctcggtcgctacgtagcgtgctaggtctctacgtagcgtgctcggtcgctacgtagcgtgctcggtcgctacgtagcgtgctcggtcgctacgtagcgtgctcggtcgttACATAgcgtgctcgatcgctacgtagcgcgtagcgaccgagcgatcctctcgctcggtcgctacgtagggaccaagctcaagccaaagctcggtcactacgtagcgaccgagcgctcgtcccgctcggtcactgactgagcgatcgtcccgctcggtcgctacgtagcgaccgagctcgagccgaagctcggtcgctacgtagcgatcgagcgatCGTcacgctcggttgctacgtcgcgaccgagctcaagccaaagctcggtcgctacgtagcgaccgagcgctcgtcccgctcggtcgctaagtagcgaccaagttcaagccaaagctcggtcgctacgtagcgaccaa
The window above is part of the Brassica napus cultivar Da-Ae chromosome C8, Da-Ae, whole genome shotgun sequence genome. Proteins encoded here:
- the LOC125591380 gene encoding uncharacterized protein LOC125591380 — its product is MAKSDSVYNDDFDRHNRGGGGDDHFTRKDIKSLQDKIDLLLNERTTHSQINYVGEQARGELGFINEVEGLEGQQDVSYINANGTWFKKEPTYQYQQREQGSYQYQSKDQAPYQYQQRGQGNFQNTPQYQGNYQQKPVYNNQQGGYQGNTNFPPGFTNKGNQSTQAQAGSSTSAPQETSTKTMLRQILESQTRSEKHIGYELKNIQNMIDGNYNDLNSKFKALENQFASMSSSQNRQQGSLPGKAEQNPKETTKAITLRSDRELPPRVLIKDNEKQGGEVVINVDDDVVIIDEKINEEILEKIVDAKGKRKIGEEKKVVSKNEGATSSKEASVTPPQYEPKLPFPGRFKRQLLEKYKALFEKQMREVHVTMPIIDAFMLVPQYSKFLKDVVAQKKKEMEGMVVLTHECSAIIQRLTVPRKLQDPGSFTLPCAIGPLTFERCLCDLGASVSLMPLSTAKKLGFTQYKKCRISLVLADRSVKLPIGILEDLPVMIGNCEIPTDFVVLEMDEEPRDPLIFGRPFLATAGAMVNVRDGKIDLHLGKGNTLHFDIKEVMKKPTIEGQMFYIDEMEALADEYLEELALDDSLQHALTINKEAQLIKDGVSLEYEKLFNSREELVDEGRFLELPQTDQHVATVAVQAESQEDDWSELKAPKVDLKPLPKGLKYAFLGPNNTYLVIVNSELDEIELHALLKELRKYRKAIGYSLDDIKGISPSLCTHRIHLENESMSSIEHQRRLNPNLKEVIKKEIIKLLDADVIYPISDSNWVSPVHVVPKKGGITVVRNENDELIPTRTVIGHRMCIDYRKLNSASRKDHFPLPFIDQMLERLAKHPYYCFLDGYSGFFQIPIHPNDQEKTTFTCPYGTFAYRRMPFGLCNAPATFQRCMMSIFSDLIEDVVEVFMDDFSVYGSSFSACLSNLCRVLQRCEDTNLVLNWEKCHFMVKEGIVLGHKISERGIEVDQAKIEVMARLAPPKTVKDIRSFLGHAGFYRRFIKDFSKIARPLTKLLCKEIIFNFDEECLEAFKKLKEELTSAPIVQPPDWSLPFEIMCDASDYAVGAVLGKKKDKKTHVIYYASRTLDDAQMKYATTEKELLAIVYAFEKFRSYLVGSKVIVYTDHAALRHLLAKKDAKPRLLRWILILQEFDLEIKDKPGVENGVADHLSRLRVECGIPIDEGLPEEQIMAIGAAVTACETGRKLEEMKAIDETGPWYADLVNYLACGREPLNLTGCARKKFFKDVKRYYWDEPFLYTLCKDQIYRRVVAEEEVEGILTHCHGSAHGGHFATFKTVSKVLQARFWWPHMFKDTQEFVSRCDPCQRRGNITKRNEMPQNPILEVEVFDVWGIDFMGPFPSSYGNEYILVAVDYVSKWVEAIANPTNNAKVVLKMFKSIIFPRFGVPRIVISDGGTHFINKLFENLLKKNGVKHKVATAYHPQTNGQVEISNKEIKSILEKTVGTTRKDWSTKLDDALWAYRTAYKTPLGTTPFNLVYGKACHLPVELEYKALWAVKMLNFDIKSAKEKRLFQLHELDEIRLDAFENLRIYKENTKAFHDKKILKREFNIGDQVLLFNSRLKLFPVKLKSRWSGPFKIKEVRPYGAIVLWNKTGGEFAVNGQRVKLYMAATPEKEGTSVPLSDPKPN